The genomic window GACTAATGTCCGTAACTACTCCTTCTTCTTCGCCGTGCATCGCGAGTGCCGTGGATGGGGCCCTCATCTCCCGACGAGGACACCCTCATTGGGCCTTCTTCTTGGACGTCTCGTACGCGTAACCGTTCGTGTGTCCGTTTGCGTGCCCGTTCGCAACCTTCCCGTTGCTGATCGCGTCGTCGAGCTGCTTGTTCATTGACACCTTTTCGGCGGCTCTTATCCTCTTGAGCCGCTTCTCCGCGTACACCTGTTTACCCTGCAAACAATTAAACGTTAGTCATGGACCGATAACAAAGACACGCGCGCGAGATGGGTGCGAGAGATAAGTAGATAACGCGTTCCAGATTTTGCACGAAATCCGCGTCTGACCTTTGCTATGTAGGCTTTGGCGTAAAAGTTTCCGAACAGGATGATGAAGGAGAACATGTAGATCACGAGGGCGTACTGCATCCAGAGAGGGAAGTCGCATCTCGATCGGATACCGTTGATCCCCAAAATCAAGGCGGTCGTGAACTGGATGAGTTGAAGGATCGTCAGATACTTCTTCCACCAGAGGTATTTGCTTACCGAAGGACCCAACGCGGCGAGTCCGTAGTACGAGTACATCAGCACATGGATAAAGCTGTTTACCATCGCTGGCAGGAAAGCTGCAAGTATGCAGAAATATAAGAATCTTTTATCGCAtgtattttttgtcataaattttaacaatcgtctgttacacagtaaaaaataaaatgtctcagaaagtccactctaaattttaagttaaaataacttttgagttattttaacttaaaatttagagtggactttttgggaaaaatgttaaaattacattttattttttactgtgtataatctttcaattttaataaccatctataataataaattttaataattgtctgTCGTAAGAGACAAAAGCGTAATCAACGTTTACGGCCTTTAAGTATTTCCATCGCGCAAACTTTTAACTGCACTTGGCGAATGCTATTAACATTTATCTAAAGATAATCTCACTGCCGCCAATATGTAACTATCATCAACGCCATTCAAGCCGATCTAAACGTTGGCAGCTAGTTAGCCAATTAGTAAGTCAATTTAAGGAAATGATTAATCGCACACTGTAATTAACGTTGAAACGAAAATACACTTACTGGATCCGCTCGGAACCCATTTAATTCCGATCCACCATAACGAGAACATGGTAGAGTGATGATAGACGTGGAGGAAGCTCAACTGACTGTCCTTCTTCCGCAAAATGAAGAAGAACGTGTCACAAAATTCCAGAAGTTTGCTAAAGTAATACCACCAAACTGCGTGAGCAATctgaacacaaaaaaatatcaaatttctgaaaaatttccCTTTACATGCATCGTATGTAAAAATccttttattaatgtctaattTATGCCaaatcaaataaacttttttttaagacttttttGCACTTTCTAGTGCTTCattagtatattaataaattaatttttttttctttttagacacattataattttagcgtgacaaaataaaaaaagacatttatttttaatagacttttttttattaatgtctaattTATGCCAGATTAAACAAGCTttcttttacaacttttttgCACTTTCTAGTgcttcattattatattaacaaattaatcttttcttttttcttttcagacACATCGTAATTTTAGCGTgacaaaacagaaaaaaagaagatttatttttaatagacatttttttaaattactctcTTCATTTTATGATAATTCTCTCACCTGAAGTTCATCGGGACGCGTGATGTGCTTTATTGGCTGGCACACGTAACTATACTGTAACCTTGTGGAAGCTACGAACAACTGTAAAGAATACAGAAAGATATAATGGGCACCCACTTTCGAGTGAAAGTGACTGTGCGTagagataaatgtaaaaaatgaaggtACGTATCCATGATATTTTCCCATCATCGAGGGCACGAAATGATATTCACCTGAATGGCAATATAAGCGTTGAGGCAGGCCATGGCAAAATTGTAGGGCACCAATGCCCACGTTAATTTGAAAGCTTTTCGTTTCCTCATGACCTTAGGACCCGCCCAGACAATGAGGAGGTACAACATCGTATAAATTAACGTTGGTTTCGGCGAGTCAACCAATAACCATCCCCTCGTCCTTTCATCTGCAAATCGGACCATGTCAACGATATTCTAAAGATTTCTCAAGCTGTACCTTATTCATTTATAACACTCAATAGTTTGACGCAATTAAATCAACTTccactattttttataaataaatttatataatttactctcttaatttaaatcagtgaaattttCACTGATTCCATCAGAGACTCAATATTTCACTAAACAATCAGTGAACTATGACAAATTCACTGATGAAATAGTGAAATCCCGCCAAAATGCGTTTATCCGATTATAAATGCGTTTGTCCGGCGGTATAAGGTCGAGTTTGATTTTGTACTCTATTTGACAAGTGGTGTATGTCCAGTTTGTGTTTTACATCATGAACTCATAGCCCCGAGGTAAGTATTAATATACACATTAATAATAGTCGATTAATGCTGAAGACGTAACTACTGTGAGTAATTATACAGGTTATTGGAAACTCATTGATTTAGACAGCGACGAGGCAATGTCACTGGTACAAACAGTGAATATTCACTGATTCGCAGTGGTATACTTATAACTGCAACAAACAGTGAATATGCACTGCAAATCAGTGAGTTTTCACTGATTTAAATTAAGagagtataaataataaatatcaacctttataattatacagtttaatattaaatatgacaaaaattctgatgtaataatttgatacaataaagattttataacgAATTACCCGCAAGGGACAATGTCCAGAGGTAGTAGTCATAAACATCGTCGATGAATTGTGATGTTGAATTAATGAGGCTCGCCATCGCCTGCAATGTAAAGAATATCGTGCAAAACAACTGCTTTATTAACCCTCGGCAACTTGCATTCATGAATaactaaataaagtaaatttccGATTTAATTGTAAACTAATGTTCTTGTCACACAAGTTGCAGCAAATTACATCGATTAATTCGTAGTGAGTGATTTAACGAGATTAGGATTATTTCAATCAAAGCGTTTAAGTACAACGAGGCAAAATTTCTTATTGTTGCATTCGATGCACTTTATTGTtgacatactttttttttatactgacGTAGCACATTGAATGaatgtgcaataaaaaattgcCACCTCGTGAAAAATAATTGGCACACAGCATTTCGATGCACGTGTTTAATTATTTCGtaat from Solenopsis invicta isolate M01_SB chromosome 2, UNIL_Sinv_3.0, whole genome shotgun sequence includes these protein-coding regions:
- the LOC105206542 gene encoding elongation of very long chain fatty acids protein 4 isoform X2, translating into MASLINSTSQFIDDVYDYYLWTLSLADERTRGWLLVDSPKPTLIYTMLYLLIVWAGPKVMRKRKAFKLTWALVPYNFAMACLNAYIAIQLFVASTRLQYSYVCQPIKHITRPDELQIAHAVWWYYFSKLLEFCDTFFFILRKKDSQLSFLHVYHHSTMFSLWWIGIKWVPSGSTFLPAMVNSFIHVLMYSYYGLAALGPSVSKYLWWKKYLTILQLIQFTTALILGINGIRSRCDFPLWMQYALVIYMFSFIILFGNFYAKAYIAKGKQVYAEKRLKRIRAAEKVSMNKQLDDAISNGKVANGHANGHTNGYAYETSKKKAQ
- the LOC105206542 gene encoding elongation of very long chain fatty acids protein 4 isoform X1; this encodes MTEAMASLINSTSQFIDDVYDYYLWTLSLADERTRGWLLVDSPKPTLIYTMLYLLIVWAGPKVMRKRKAFKLTWALVPYNFAMACLNAYIAIQLFVASTRLQYSYVCQPIKHITRPDELQIAHAVWWYYFSKLLEFCDTFFFILRKKDSQLSFLHVYHHSTMFSLWWIGIKWVPSGSTFLPAMVNSFIHVLMYSYYGLAALGPSVSKYLWWKKYLTILQLIQFTTALILGINGIRSRCDFPLWMQYALVIYMFSFIILFGNFYAKAYIAKGKQVYAEKRLKRIRAAEKVSMNKQLDDAISNGKVANGHANGHTNGYAYETSKKKAQ